A segment of the Labrus mixtus chromosome 15, fLabMix1.1, whole genome shotgun sequence genome:
CCTACTGATGGTTTTCAGCTAGcctacacacaaagacactaaATGAAACAGCATTGCATTGAAACTGTAAACTCTTTTAACCTTGAAGTATGAGCAAGTCCAAGACAGTATACTATTTCCTCTCTGGTTTGGGTCATTTTGAAATCTTAGTGGCAGAATTGTGTAAACCGAGTGCTGCATTGCAACATTTCATGGCTGCCCGCAGTattgttttaaattcatgtcAAAATAGTCTCAGTCTCCTCATCATACACTTATTGCATGTAAATAATGGTGGTGCTCTATTCTCTTTCAAAACTCTTCATTCCAGTATTATTTGAAACTCACGCCCAAAAACATCTTACAGTAAGGCCAAACAGTGAGGTCATTTATGGAGTAAGATAGAGGGAAATCCCCATCAGTCTGGGTTTCCAAGTGCTTCCCAGAAGTGGGAACTAAGATAATTGGGGTTGGTTAAATGTAGGAGGACCCTGAAAAAATGATGTTGATGAGCATGAGAAAGCTGAAATGGTTtgtaaatttgattttttttttgttactttgcaGTACataaatccaaaacaaagaaaaaccaaACAAGCAAAGAAATATAGTAACTTTAATCACATAGGCTAATGTAGACTAGTTGATCCATTAGGCTATTATAACCCGGGAAAAGCATATAGCCATAATACAGACTTCAATTTGAATTAACCTCAGCCCTTCTGTAGGCATTTGTCACAATGTGATGGAAAGGTCACTGACTGAGGAAACTTTAATTGGGGAATTAAATCAGGTGATATCAGAACAGATAACTTTGTGTTATTCTTAGGAGGGAGGTAGTTTACAAGATAGGGTCGCATaaattaaaatcacacattAAGGTTTGGAGAAGTTTTATGCCCACAGGTCATATGAAGGTGCGACTTTCCCCGCTAAAGTCtatacattattattgtttgcAAGTAGTCTGCATGTATTGTATGATTAATTAGCCTTATCACTTCATTTTTAGCATTACCTGGCACCGCACCCTGAAGTGAACTGCTCTTTGCCCCACACGCACAACGTAGCACTGCGTCAGCCAATGGGAAACAGCCTCATATTCCGTGCGTATGACGTATCACACTGATAGCCTGCTAGCCTGGTTTgctaaaaagaaagaagatggaTTCTCCCATACTGGTAATGCCAGCGCATACATTTATTGATGAAATTACGAGTGtcatttaagattttatttctgtttattttatggTGGGGGGTTGTTTCTATGAACGTTGCATTTTAGACATCGAGTTCACCCGACATGGAGGTAGTTAATGTAAACGAGTTAGCTGTTTTGGCTAAGAAGCTATCCCTGAAGAAGTTAGCGTCTGGTGAATGTGGTGATGATGTGGAAGTGTCATGTCTTCCTTCGTAGTTAAAACTGTCAAAACACGACTACTATGATGGCAGGGGGATTGAGTGCGTTTCAAGCATCCCACATTAGCGGCTGGGACGTTTTCTCGTCTGCTTTTGTAATATGTCGAGACATATGTGTCATAACTTCACTCATAACGCAATCTGTCACATTCATTATGTCGTGGATTACATCCAATGCTTCCCCTTCTGCAACAGGAACCATCCCTCTACACTGTCAAAGCAGTCCTGATCCTAGACAACGATGGAGACAGGCTCTATGCCAAGGTGAGGTTAATAAAGTAAAGTTTTCATGAGTATATCCTTACTCGTTTTGAGGGTTATACTCGGCgatattgtctgtttttttttttaatcaacatttgTCATTCAAATACTGAAAATGACATGGGAATGATCATATTAACTAGTTGAATCGCCGTAGATCagggggtgggcaactggcggccccccatcaaccctcattgtggccctcaggtcaatttttacacatcaattaattggaaacatgaagaaaaacatgacaaaatctgccatgaaatcatgaaaaccagaaaaatgtccataataatatttgatctctggtatatgttgagttaaatttgagacatgattgactgtaatcgtttttgtatactacaatttggccctctggcagtaagaattgaatgaatgtggcccttgctgtgaccaaagttgccccatcCCTGCCGTAGATAACAACAAAAATTGCTGTTTCTTTACCGTAGatcaatgtttgtgtgtttgtggaaaaacatttaagttaTACCGAAAAGCCAAGCTGTCGTTGCATGTGTTTGAATGACCAAAAACATGGCAATTGTACTTAATGTGATGGAAGTCACCTTTCACTGTGGTTACCCAAACATTAGTTGCACTagtgagtaaggtctttttacctgctcttttgtaatattaacagacaaagagtaaggtattttacctgcttcttgtaaagtgtctcgagataacacttgttatgagttgacgctatacaaataaaaattgattgattgattgattgactagTGCAATCCAATGTAGGGTTGTTCCGATACCAGGATTTAAAACATCATCATGACACTagtataaacaaaacaatagacaTACACGTTTTGATAGcatggcaaaaagaaaaagtgctaGACACCCAATATTGgataatttattgttttcaatgatTAAATATTGCAGGCAAACttgtgcacactgtctaaattggtCAAATacattggacatttttgtcttcTGTGCTCTCTGTTTGAGGAGCGTCAGTTATTTCAGTGTTTGCTGGCCTGTAATTTTGAACGGTCCACCGCTACTCTCTGTTTCTCAATACATAGTGTTTTTTGTAATGCTTTGGTACTTTTCAATACTGCTGATTAGGGGCTGGGCAATATTTTAAGATCTAAAAGAGCTGGTGTTTCTTCCGTAGAGACTAAGATTTCTCCTCTTATTGTCAGTGCCTCTTTTCCCTGATCCGCCTCTCTCCCTCAGTGATGGAAACTCAAAAGCTGCCttcataacaaaacaaaacaaaaaacatgtattttcttAAGCAGGAAGGggacatttttattaattttatttcatgttcCCATATGAATTCACTAtttgtttgtaaaaagaaatccaCATATTTGTGTCTTGCTAGTATATTTAATGGGTGACTGATCTGCTGTTAGAATTATGTAATATTGTACTTCTGGTCTTGGTCTCTTGTTGGATTTATTCACTAAGATATGATATTGAATATCTCCAGCCATATTCTCGAATCAAAATTTGACCTAGATTTAAACATGAAGTCATTCTTGCATGTTCATTTTGAATTCATCCACAGTATTATGACGATACATACCCTACTGTGAAGGAGCAGAAGGCGTttgagaagaacattttcaacaaaacacacaggacagacAGTAAGACGTCTTTACAATTTAATCACAAACACTTTTCCTTCTTAACCCCATGTCTACTAACATTCACGCTTGCTTTCTGTGTATCCTTAGGTGAGATAGCACTACTCGAGGGCCTAACAGTTGTCTACAAGAGCAACATAGACCTCTTCTTTTACGTGATTGGAAGTTCCCATGAAAATGAGGTAATCCtaatgaaattattattttttaaaaattgctaTTCAGCAGTTTGTCTAATTTGAAGGATGATTTGGGATATCAATACTGTAACATagagtgtgtgttcctgtggaACCTAAAACATAATTGCTGTTAAGTTTGAACTGTCTGTCATCATTCGGGTTTTTATCATTCACATCAAATTCATTCTGATTCTGTAGTTACAATAGCTTCATCCATTGTCAGATCTGGTGTAACTGTTATTGGTTTAGTAAGTGTAGAAATTAGAAGAAATTTAGAATTTTATTGTCAGAAAAAATCTTGTGAACAGCAGACAGGCATTTACACACATGGTATTTGTTGattgattccccccccccccccttgataCAAAAACAATGTGGACTCATTAAACATGAACAGCTTCTCATatattctttctctctcaacaGCTCATGCTCATGTCTGTTCTAAATTGCCTTTTTGATTCGCTCAGTCAGATGTTGAGGTATGTGTTTGCAGCTGTTATTCATTCTACAGAACTTTGATGAAACTTTTTTCCTGATGTCTAAAAAGTTAAGCTTGACATGGATTATTTGTTACACTGTAGAAAAAATGTTGAGCGGAGGGCTTTATTGGAGAACATGGAGGGGCTCTTCCTGGCTGTGGATGAGATTGTCGATGGAGGGTAAGTAGCACCATTAAGCGTTTCGAGACTCCCATCAACTCTAGTTAAAATGACTTCAGTGTTGCTGCAGCATGGTTTTTCTCCACACTAATCATTGGTCTGACTCTTTGGTGTATCCTACAGGGTGATCCTTGAGAGTGACCCACAACAAGTTGTGCACCGTGTGGCTCTCAGAGTAAGctcctctcctttcatctcAGATATATTCCACATAGTTTGTTGTGTCAGATTTTAACATAACGTAATTGTTCCTGTAGGGGGATGATGTGCCTTTGACAGAGCAGACAGTCACACAAGTGAGTAAACCCTCCattgctcctctctctgctgtaaaGTTCATAAGCTCCATTAGTTTATTGACTGTTAAAACTCATTAGAGCATTGTCATAGCATCATACTTCTCTATCCCACTGCTTCCTTGTTGTCATATATTGCACAAATGAATCCTAATAATTCAATGGTAAAGATGTAGGTAGCCAACAGCGGTTCCTTCCTTATGACTCTTACATGagtctgcctgtgtgtgagcTCCTCTTGATTAATGTTGTCATTTAAGAGGCCAGAGACTGGCTACCGCCATCCCTCTTCTAGTTGTGATTAATGACTGTCCCCAGTCCCCATGCTTTATGGGTATGATTCAGCTTTCATTCAATGAATGAAGATGATTAATTCAATCttgcatatttttctttgtttagtttacTTAATCACCTgtctttgtcttatttttttttaacaattataTGAAGCTTATTTTTTATCAATCTTCCCTTCAACCTCAGCATGATGCTGTCCatatttcagtgtgtcttatttcacatgtttttctttcagagatCATCTAGAACTGTATGTGCCTACATTCTATGCTCATTGTTGGGTTGATCTGCTCAGtcacaccttgttttttttgtcacaggtTCTTCAGTCGGCCAAAGAACAGATCAAGTGGTCACTCCTGCGATAGAGTCACCTCTAGAGCCTACCAGTGAGCCACTGCTCGGCAGAGTCTTCATGGCACTGATCCACATGTTCCTTTGCCTCAGTTTTCCACTCCTACTATCAGAGCTGTGAGGAGTTCCACTGGCTTATCCAGTCGCACTCTCAGGACTACTACGACTTGACagtttgattttcttctctttttttctcctttattcTTCTTGCACAGGCTTGCATTATGTGACATAATCAACATGAGGATACGATTTAGTGTACATTCCAGTACCAGGGCTGACGTggcctgttttgtttgtttgtttatttcatttcagaacCCAGAACAAGTGTATCTGTCTGTAAAACGTAGATCATCATATCCTGTGGCAGCATTCCAAATATCTCCTTGAACAAGACTTTTATCCACACCCCTTCATTTCCTTCAGATAACTACAAAGTTATCGAGCCACTGTCTTACAATCAGTTAACATGCATATTGTGATTTAAAGGTGTACAACTAGTACTGTACTTGTATCTCTCTAAGCAGCGGTCAAATCTGTTTGGGGATCTTCCATCGTTGGAtactttgaataaatgtttgttgACACTGGCATGTAAAAGTGGTGATATATCTTTATAAACATGACCTTTCAGGGTGTCAAACATTGCACCTTTTAACATTGATTTTAGTGATGTCACTCTAAGCATTACATCTGTGAAGTGTAGTCTACCTTAGatagcagtaaaataatttcCTTCTTTTATACCTGCAATTGCAGCTGGCTTATTGAGagcttgtgtttccttgtttcagAGGTGCAATGCTGTGAGCTCTTTGTTCTACAAGACCTCAATGAGAACCAAAGACACTAAAGCAAGGGCTCCATCTCCTGGTGTGTGCAGCACAGTGCAAGGTTGAGGTATCTAAAGAAATTCAAAGCAAGAATGTCGAGAGGGGAGAAGTCCCATTCATGCGGCTATTATCTAGACTCTAGAGAGCTAACGCTGTACTGTGTCACTGTGACATGTGGGTACGTTTTATGGAGTTATACTTGATTCATTTCTGCTCTGTATAGTACCACTTTGAGCCGAATGAATTGTGTGCAACCCCACCATCGCACACACTAACATCATGCTCTCATTTTAATGCAAATGAAGGGTACACTCCAGAGAGAAATGGGAGAAAAGGCACTAGATCATGCAGGTACCTGGTGTATATCACAGGAGAAGAAATGATCTATGTGCATTCTTGTTAGGTATCCCCCATATCTTGTCATGCTGAtcattggaagaaaaaaaagattcctgGCACAGATATGCAAAAACAGATCCAACCGAGCCTAATTTAAAGCAGATTAGGTGGAAGGTCTTGTTACAGAGCATGTCTCCTACCTCCCTGCTCTGACAATTGAAACACCGCCTCCTATTGCACCTGGAATGTTCTGGCGTGTGTGTTGGCCTGACAGAAGAGTCAGCAAGCTACTATTTGtgcccaccccacccccccccatccccctctCCATAAATTGGCATCCGTAACAAGTTTGACAACtacttctgtttattttctgttttgtatgTCAATTTGCCAAAGAGATCAAAGTGTTAAGCAGAGAAATTGAGAGCATTTGATGTGGAGACGTCTGTGGCCTGGAGCAGTTTGTGGAAAGAAGTGATAATGTCAGAATGCACAAGGTAAGCTACGAGCACTTCACAGTTTATTTGTCAATGGAAAATTCCTACCTCTCTAACTGTCGAATCACTTGTTACAAACATGTAAGATGGGAAGCATGAACACAAAGtgctgccatttttttttttactagaaaaacaatacaatgaaTTACAATAAACATGGAAAGGCAATGATATACAACTACTATATGCGTTGTGCAACATTTATGCTACAGATGTAACTCAACTCATataagagaaaaacagaaggcATTTGTTGGTTTTTAAGAAAATAGCATATAACCTTAAATGCCTAAAACATAAGTAATCCCTCAGTTAACTACTCATGGACACCAAACTAAAATAAGGATAGAGGATGTTTGTGGCTGAATGCCTTCATTAGTGTTGATGTTTTCAGATGTAGGAGTGGAGTCAGTAAAAGTCTTATTGGTTCTGACCTGTGGACCTGTGGACCTATGATCTTGGCTTTTCTCCAGTTTGATTCAGCCCTTGAATCTGCGGCTCTTTATGGCTGCAGAGATAGCATGAATGGACCCTGTTGATGCTACTAGAGTGCCTTTTActggagaaagaaaagcaagaaaaagGTTATTATCATAAATGGACCCCATTATCACACTGCTTAAGTCTTATCGCACACGATAGCTGATGTAATGAGGTCCGTCAGTGTGTGCTTTCATTGACGAGGGGTTAAACATGAAGGTTAAAGAGGACATGGTTAGCAGAAGTAGCGACGGAAGTAAATGTGATTAGATGAGATCCCAGCACGGGCAACGCCGTGAACAGGAGAGATTAAAAAAGATCCCACCCAAGGTGTCTCTCCAGACCTGCCATCTTCATCTAGATAGCACTGCAGCGACTTCAGGGGCGCAGTGACTTGCTTTCATCCACTAATTACAGTTGCACCATCATAAAAAACCAGCAAGGTAATTTATATTAATTATACAGGCATGAGTATAACAGTTTGAAACGCTGTGGCTTGACATGCTGTACATAACATGCAGTAAAATTGTCAGAGACGTGTGGGCTAGAGCTTTGTAATTGATCGATGCGTACAGTGAACGAGTGGCTccctttcttttgtgtgtgtgagtggactGTGTGAATAAGAGTCAATAAATTATCATCATCTGTAAGCTTATAGAGTCTTTATGTCATAGTCAATGGGCCCGAGCACCCATCCAATGGCTTTTCCTGCTAAAGAGAAACAACGCTGAAGGAAACAATGACAGCATGTTGGACCCAATACagtaaacacattaaagaaagtGCCATTATATTGTCTGAGCAGGACAAAGGCCAAGACCCACATGATGTTTAATGACCCAgtgtattaaaataaacaagactATTTACTACAACTGCTCTCACATAATGCCAAGACTTAACCTAATTATATTAGAATTATGTTTGAAAAAACGACCGTATTTGAATATAAAGCAGCTCGTCTGTTGTGTAGTGTTGATCTTCATTTactttgatttgaaaaataacTACACCCCCATCATAATACTGGCAGAATTATCGTAGCATTTTTGAAATGGGTAATTAAAAGCAGCTCAAAGTGTATGTGGttgggtgtgtgcatgtttgcataCTGAGAGAATAATGTATGGGCCCAGGCCTGCTTCCTTTGCCTTTGCAGCCTGACGTGGTTTATGGCCCCAGTTGCCCTCTCTGGGTCTGTTTATGGATTCCCATAGAATAGAGAATCATGGCCACTCCAGGAAAAGCCAGCCAAAAACAACACCTCCACCATCGCACTGCTGGCTGCCTTTGCCATAACTCATCTGGCTGTTTATGTtttctgagggggaaaaaaaagaattcataGTAATGACATAAGATGACTGTAAATTCTGATGctattgtttaatttttttggtgTTGATGTAAGATAAAAATGTCACCACTAATGTGCCTGGTTTACTGGATGTCGTTACACATTGGCAAAAAATGGTGGGCTTTGTTAAGAGAGCGCTTTTTTCTTTGGATTGGAATAGTGTTGCCTTTGCAGGGCTGGCTATTTTATGATACCTGTAAGATTtatgacatgaaaatgttcaactttgatAGGATAATGAAAGTGCACCACCAAGGGCATTGTTAATCGAGGAAATATTCCACCTGATGTGTTTTCCCTCTGCGTTTTTCTGCACAGTTCTCTTGTGCCAGTGTAGTGCATTACTCTTCAGTGAAGGCATGCTTTAGAAGAGTAATAGTGCAAGGACTCTGGATGTGAAAATACTCGGGGTTAAAGCTGGTTCAGGTTAGATGAAGCAGGATcatattgtgtttcttttggtcaaaaggcaaagaaaaatcTTCAGTCGCAGTTGCTCATATTTGCTGCGCAAAAGGGGCAACTCCATCATCCTCTGAAGCTGCACAACTGGGACACATCTGGTTAGTGGATGACTGGACCGGCCTGAAATCCAGAGGGTTCCCTGCAGTCGGGCGCCTGTCGCTGCTGCAGATGAGGCTGTGTCATAACCGACAGAGGTTACTGGGTTACTGCTGTTATCAAACAGTCAGCACTAAGTTTTGGTCTCACATTGATGCAGAAGAGCACTAAAGAAGGGCCATCAGTCATTTTCACTGTAGACAGTGAACATCAGAGGCAGCCATGCTGGCCATAAAGCTTTATGAGTGTTTCTGCTTGTGTCAACCTCCCACTGCATCCATCAGGAGAAAATATAGTTTTCTCCATTTGCCGGCAGTTTTTTAGTCGTGTTTTGCTCCAAAAAGAATCCTGTTCATGCCTTCAGCCTAAACAAcgaaatgtgtgtatgtttttttttttgtagcagggTTAAAGAATGCAAAGAAAAGCATTTTTAGTTGCATAGCTGAGAACCCTCTGTTTTtgccctcctccctctgtcatctactctttctcactttctcccctccctccccatgGATTCCCCAACCACACCACAACACCGTTAACAGACGAGACCCTGACAGATTTACAGCCATCGTCTTTCCATTGGCCGCCAGCGTGACAGCAGAGATTTAATGCCGCCTCCTCATTGGCCAAGACTCGACAGGTTAATTTATTGGCGCACTGTGATTTGATGCCTCCTGCCTTTGAAGTGAGTTACAGCTCTGTCGCTTATAGGACACAGAAACGGTGTCAGGTTGCAATCGTAAAATCTTATCCCTGAAGGGGGTGGCGCTGGAGTATAATAGTCCTGACGtcatgagagaagaagagaccTTCTTGTGAACACAGTGGAAGAACAGAGATATGTATGATAGGAATAAATGCCGGGAGTCTATCCAAAAATATTTTCCATAGCTCACAAAATATACTGTTTAtgccaaaaagaaaaatcatcctATGCTGCACAGAGAGGAATGGTCTGAAAGTATCATTTGTGCAGATCTTAATGCATCAGAAATCATTCTTACCGTCTTGAATATGATTTCAGGTTTCCTTTTCTGCAAAAGAATGTGCATGTGACTTGTTTTCCTCCTCCAATCAGCAAGCTTTTGCTTGACCCTGCAGACAGTTGATCCTAAATGACTAAGGCGATCATCATACATCCCATATTTATCCTACACCAGCACACTGCCAAAGTCACGTTTGTGTCGGACCACTGTATCTGCTTCTGGCAGCTGCAGTATTCGTGCAAT
Coding sequences within it:
- the copz1 gene encoding coatomer subunit zeta-1 isoform X2; translation: MDSPILEPSLYTVKAVLILDNDGDRLYAKYYDDTYPTVKEQKAFEKNIFNKTHRTDSEIALLEGLTVVYKSNIDLFFYVIGSSHENELMLMSVLNCLFDSLSQMLRKNVERRALLENMEGLFLAVDEIVDGGVILESDPQQVVHRVALRGDDVPLTEQTVTQVLQSAKEQIKWSLLR
- the copz1 gene encoding coatomer subunit zeta-1 isoform X1, with translation MLPLLQQEPSLYTVKAVLILDNDGDRLYAKYYDDTYPTVKEQKAFEKNIFNKTHRTDSEIALLEGLTVVYKSNIDLFFYVIGSSHENELMLMSVLNCLFDSLSQMLRKNVERRALLENMEGLFLAVDEIVDGGVILESDPQQVVHRVALRGDDVPLTEQTVTQVLQSAKEQIKWSLLR